From one Bos indicus isolate NIAB-ARS_2022 breed Sahiwal x Tharparkar chromosome 16, NIAB-ARS_B.indTharparkar_mat_pri_1.0, whole genome shotgun sequence genomic stretch:
- the GABRD gene encoding gamma-aminobutyric acid receptor subunit delta isoform X1, whose product MDELAWLLPPLLLLCAQHRGARAMNDIGDYVGSNLEISWLPNLDGLIEGYARNFRPGIGGPAVNVALAIEVASIDHISEVNMEYTMTVFLHQSWRDSRLSYNHTNETLGLDSRFVDKLWLPDTFIVNAKSAWFHDVTVENKLIRLQPDGVILYSIRITSTVACDMDLAKYPMDEQECMLHLESYGYSSEDIVYYWSENQEQIHGLDKLQLAQFTITSYRFTTELMNFKSAGQFPRLSLHFHLRRNRGVYIIQSYMPSVLLVAMSWVSFWISQAAVPARVSLGITTVLTMTTLMVSARSSLPRASAIKALDVYFWICYVFVFAALVEYAFAHFNADYRKKQKAKAKAKVKVKEQRAEMDVKNAIVLFSLSAAGVTQELAVSRRPCRLPGNLMGSYRSVEVETGETKKQGSQGGLRGLLKPIDADTIDIYARAVFPAAFAAVNVIYWAAYTM is encoded by the exons ATGGACGAGCTGGCCTGGCTGCTGCCCCCGCTCCTGCTGCTCTGCGCGCAGCACCGCGGCGCCAG GGCAATGAATGACATTGGCGACTATGTTGGCTCCAACCTGGAGATATCCTGGCTCCCCAACCTGGACGGCCTGATAGAAGGCTACGCTCGCAACTTTCGGCCCGGCATTGGAG GCCCCGCTGTGAACGTGGCGCTCGCCATCGAGGTGGCCAGCATTGACCACATCTCGGAGGTGAACATG GAGTACACCATGACAGTGTTCCTGCACCAGAGCTGGCGCGACAGCAGGCTGTCCTACAACCACACCAATGAGACCCTGGGCTTGGACAGCCGCTTCGTGGACAAGCTGTGGCTCCCGGACACCTTCATCGTGAACGCCAAGTCTGCCTGGTTCCACGATGTGACAGTGGAGAACAAGCTCATCCGGCTGCAGCCTGACGGGGTGATTCTCTACAGCATCCG AATCACGTCCACGGTGGCCTGCGACATGGACCTGGCCAAGTATCCCATGGATGAACAGGAGTGCATGCTGCACCTGGAGAGTT ACGGCTACTCATCCGAGGACATCGTCTACTACTGGTCCGAGAACCAGGAGCAGATCCACGGGCTGGACAAGCTGCAGCTGGCCCAGTTCACCATCACCAGCTACCGCTTCACCACAGAGCTGATGAACTTCAAGTCGG CCGGCCAGTTCCCCCGACTCAGCTTGCACTTCCATCTGCGGAGGAACCGCGGCGTCTACATCATCCAGTCCTACATGCCCTCCGTCCTCCTGGTCGCCATGTCCTGGGTCTCCTTCTGGATCAGCCAGGCAGCAGTGCCCGCCAGGGTGTCTCTAG GCATCACCACAGTGCTGACCATGACCACGCTGATGGTCAGTGCCCGCTCCTCCCTCCCACGGGCATCGGCCATCAAGGCATTGGATGTGTACTTCTGGATCTGCTATGTCTTTGTGTTCGCCGCCCTGGTGGAGTATGCCTTTGCCCACTTCAATGCTGACTACCGGAAGAAACAGAAGGCCAAGGCCAAGGCCAAGGTCAAGGTTAAGGAGCAGAGGGCTGAG ATGGACGTGAAGAATGCCATTGTGCTCTTCTCTCTCTCCGCTGCGGGCGTTACTCAGGAGCTAGCTGTGTCCCGCCGGCCATGCCGCTTGCCCGGGAACCTCATGGGCTCCTACAGGTCTGTGGAGGTGGAGACAGGGGAGACAAAGAAGCAGGGGAGCCAGGGGGGCCTCCGTGGGCTTCTCAAGCCCATCGACGCGGACACCATTGACATCTATGCCCGTGCTGTGTTCCCCGCGGCCTTTGCCGCCGTCAACGTCATCTACTGGGCCGCATACACCATGTGA
- the GABRD gene encoding gamma-aminobutyric acid receptor subunit delta isoform X2, with the protein MDELAWLLPPLLLLCAQHRGARAMNDIGDYVGSNLEISWLPNLDGLIEGYARNFRPGIGGPAVNVALAIEVASIDHISEVNMSWRDSRLSYNHTNETLGLDSRFVDKLWLPDTFIVNAKSAWFHDVTVENKLIRLQPDGVILYSIRITSTVACDMDLAKYPMDEQECMLHLESYGYSSEDIVYYWSENQEQIHGLDKLQLAQFTITSYRFTTELMNFKSAGQFPRLSLHFHLRRNRGVYIIQSYMPSVLLVAMSWVSFWISQAAVPARVSLGITTVLTMTTLMVSARSSLPRASAIKALDVYFWICYVFVFAALVEYAFAHFNADYRKKQKAKAKAKVKVKEQRAEMDVKNAIVLFSLSAAGVTQELAVSRRPCRLPGNLMGSYRSVEVETGETKKQGSQGGLRGLLKPIDADTIDIYARAVFPAAFAAVNVIYWAAYTM; encoded by the exons ATGGACGAGCTGGCCTGGCTGCTGCCCCCGCTCCTGCTGCTCTGCGCGCAGCACCGCGGCGCCAG GGCAATGAATGACATTGGCGACTATGTTGGCTCCAACCTGGAGATATCCTGGCTCCCCAACCTGGACGGCCTGATAGAAGGCTACGCTCGCAACTTTCGGCCCGGCATTGGAG GCCCCGCTGTGAACGTGGCGCTCGCCATCGAGGTGGCCAGCATTGACCACATCTCGGAGGTGAACATG AGCTGGCGCGACAGCAGGCTGTCCTACAACCACACCAATGAGACCCTGGGCTTGGACAGCCGCTTCGTGGACAAGCTGTGGCTCCCGGACACCTTCATCGTGAACGCCAAGTCTGCCTGGTTCCACGATGTGACAGTGGAGAACAAGCTCATCCGGCTGCAGCCTGACGGGGTGATTCTCTACAGCATCCG AATCACGTCCACGGTGGCCTGCGACATGGACCTGGCCAAGTATCCCATGGATGAACAGGAGTGCATGCTGCACCTGGAGAGTT ACGGCTACTCATCCGAGGACATCGTCTACTACTGGTCCGAGAACCAGGAGCAGATCCACGGGCTGGACAAGCTGCAGCTGGCCCAGTTCACCATCACCAGCTACCGCTTCACCACAGAGCTGATGAACTTCAAGTCGG CCGGCCAGTTCCCCCGACTCAGCTTGCACTTCCATCTGCGGAGGAACCGCGGCGTCTACATCATCCAGTCCTACATGCCCTCCGTCCTCCTGGTCGCCATGTCCTGGGTCTCCTTCTGGATCAGCCAGGCAGCAGTGCCCGCCAGGGTGTCTCTAG GCATCACCACAGTGCTGACCATGACCACGCTGATGGTCAGTGCCCGCTCCTCCCTCCCACGGGCATCGGCCATCAAGGCATTGGATGTGTACTTCTGGATCTGCTATGTCTTTGTGTTCGCCGCCCTGGTGGAGTATGCCTTTGCCCACTTCAATGCTGACTACCGGAAGAAACAGAAGGCCAAGGCCAAGGCCAAGGTCAAGGTTAAGGAGCAGAGGGCTGAG ATGGACGTGAAGAATGCCATTGTGCTCTTCTCTCTCTCCGCTGCGGGCGTTACTCAGGAGCTAGCTGTGTCCCGCCGGCCATGCCGCTTGCCCGGGAACCTCATGGGCTCCTACAGGTCTGTGGAGGTGGAGACAGGGGAGACAAAGAAGCAGGGGAGCCAGGGGGGCCTCCGTGGGCTTCTCAAGCCCATCGACGCGGACACCATTGACATCTATGCCCGTGCTGTGTTCCCCGCGGCCTTTGCCGCCGTCAACGTCATCTACTGGGCCGCATACACCATGTGA